GGCAAGAGATGCGGCCTGATCACGGATACTCAGATTGATAATCAGCTCGTACTTCCTCTTACTCAGCTCATCCAGCCTTTCCCACGGCAGATAATACACCTTCAGGCTGACCGGCATGAGCGGACGAAAAAACTTCTCCTCAGCCACCACCCAGATGGGATGACCGGGATAAGCTCTTTCCAGCCAGAGAAAAAGCGGAAAGGAGAGGATCAGATCCCCCATGCGCTGCATCTGGAGAACAAGTATCGGGCGTTTGTGCATGTGCGCAGTCTACAGGAATATTTTGGAAAATTCCAATCCTCAACATGCTATAGGATTCTTGTATTTGACAATCGTGCTTGAGCGGCTATAATTTACTTGTAAAGAATGTTGACCAACTGCCTGTTGACGAGTTGCTGCATCTGATATATTTACGACTCCAGCTGTTGAGGCAGTCTAAAATTGAGCAATACCCGCCACGCCTAGTTGGTTCCTTGTGATCCAATGCGTACCAGGGCGGGTTATTTTATGCTTGTTTATCAAGACCTATACTTAAACAGTGCTGACCAGATTGAACATCTTAAAAATCTGGGTCTCTCCATTAATGACCGCGCCAGAGCGGAGCGGTATTTAAATTTCATTTCCTTCCATAGACTTTCACAATATTTTACACCCTACCAGCAGAGCGGCAAAAAGGAATTTTTGCCCGGTACGTCTTTTGATGATGTTCTCAAACTGTATATTTTTGATCGACATTTGCGACAGATAACAATGGACGGGCTTGAGCGGGTAGAGGTAGCGATCCGGGCCTGTATTGTGCACACCATGTGTGAGGCTTTCGGCTCTCACTGGTATATGGACAGGGGCGTCTTTAAATCCTCTTATGATCACGCTCGCCTTATAGAAGACGTTAAGCAGGCGACTGGATTTTATGATTCCAGAAAGCGTACAAAATCCTGCGGTCATTATTTCAATACATACAGCAGCCCTGATCTTCCGCCCATGTGGACGGTTTCCGAATGTCTTTCTTTTGGCAAATGGGAATACATTTATAAAGGAATTGCCGACAACTCGTTGCGCAAGAAAATAGCCAAGCAGTTGAATCTTAGCCAACACGACCTTGCTTCATGGATTAAGTCACTGGCTTACACCCGGAATTGCTGCGCTCATTATGCCAGACTCTGGAATTTGAAATTTACAATTAAACCGGCGCAGATCAGACGCTTGCGCAGTGTTGCCGGGGTGACTCCCGGAAACGGCAATACGTATTACATGCAGGCTATTGCTATTCATGATGTTTTGAAAAGTATTGTGCGGCATAGTCACTGGGCGGATATGCTTTATCAGCATATAGAGACATGTCCTTTGCCGATACAGGAAGCAGGGTTTCCCGTAGACTGGCACAAGGAATCTTTTTGGGGATTGTAATCGCAAAAACAAAAAGGCCCGCCGGTACCCCTAAAGTTTCCCGGTTGGCCTCAAAAAAATTGTAGCATTATTTTGTGGTAATGCAATGGCATTGCAATTTTATTTTTGTGTTTCAACCTGCACTAATGTTTTTTGAATTAAATATGTAGCTGTTGCAGGTTTTAGTTAAATTAGTTCTTTCTAATTAAGAAAGTATCACTTTTCCCCCGTCTGAAATTTGAACTTGGTCAGCTCCTAGCGGTCCACCAATGGTTATTGTCGGAATACGAATTGTTACGGCATTCCCCGTATTGGAAGCAACTACAAATTCTGTTTTAGCTTCCAACGCTGCTTGATTTGTCACGACTTTATTGTCAATAAGCCATGAGAGGGAAATACCATCTAATATTAGAGCATCAGTTTTGCCGCTAAAGTTTGATCCATTAATTGTAAATTCATAATTGTTTATATCTCCGTCTCCTACTCGTGAAGTGTCATTCGCAACAATACTACTCACAACAATTGCAGGATTAGCAATACTATCCATCTCCGCTTCCATAGCAGCAACAGTGCTTTTCGAAAGCACTGAATCAATATCATTCTGAATATCAATTCTCTGAGCAGTAGTGAGACCTGTTTTGCTTGCCATTTCAGACTGCATGAGCAGGGAGCCTTTTGTGGTCCTGATGATATAGACGGCAGT
This genomic interval from Desulfovibrio sp. JC010 contains the following:
- a CDS encoding Abi family protein yields the protein MLVYQDLYLNSADQIEHLKNLGLSINDRARAERYLNFISFHRLSQYFTPYQQSGKKEFLPGTSFDDVLKLYIFDRHLRQITMDGLERVEVAIRACIVHTMCEAFGSHWYMDRGVFKSSYDHARLIEDVKQATGFYDSRKRTKSCGHYFNTYSSPDLPPMWTVSECLSFGKWEYIYKGIADNSLRKKIAKQLNLSQHDLASWIKSLAYTRNCCAHYARLWNLKFTIKPAQIRRLRSVAGVTPGNGNTYYMQAIAIHDVLKSIVRHSHWADMLYQHIETCPLPIQEAGFPVDWHKESFWGL